The Oscillatoria sp. FACHB-1407 genome contains a region encoding:
- the bioD gene encoding dethiobiotin synthase, producing the protein MNALLIAGTDTRVGKTVLTMALAAYWQTYCLPRSLGVMKPIDVGVGDADRDRYAQHLDLHQSPDEITPLRFEASLVPPIAAAREGQKIKLEKVWRVFDALCQSRDFVLIEGVGGLGTPVTAETTLADLAWDWRIPIVLVVPVQPGAIAQAVAQVALAQQSKAYLKGIVLNCVQPCTEDNILEWASPSLIQSLTQKPVLGCMPYIADLTDLSKLAQLVSSLDVERLLPLPVPG; encoded by the coding sequence TTGAATGCACTGTTGATAGCGGGCACTGATACCCGCGTGGGAAAAACTGTCTTAACGATGGCTCTAGCTGCCTATTGGCAAACCTATTGTCTCCCTCGATCGCTAGGGGTGATGAAACCGATCGACGTGGGAGTAGGGGATGCTGATCGCGATCGCTATGCCCAACACTTAGACCTACACCAATCCCCCGATGAGATCACACCACTGCGCTTTGAGGCATCGCTGGTGCCACCGATCGCAGCTGCACGAGAAGGGCAAAAGATTAAATTAGAGAAGGTCTGGCGCGTTTTTGACGCTCTCTGCCAGAGCCGAGATTTTGTTCTGATCGAAGGGGTGGGCGGATTGGGAACCCCTGTTACCGCTGAAACCACCCTGGCAGATCTGGCGTGGGATTGGCGCATTCCCATTGTGTTAGTGGTGCCTGTCCAACCGGGGGCGATCGCCCAGGCGGTAGCGCAGGTGGCTTTGGCTCAACAAAGTAAAGCTTACTTAAAAGGCATTGTGCTCAATTGCGTCCAACCCTGCACCGAAGATAACATCTTAGAGTGGGCATCCCCTTCGTTGATTCAATCCCTGACTCAAAAGCCAGTGTTGGGCTGTATGCCCTACATTGCAGACCTGACTGATTTATCTAAGCTGGCTCAACTCGTGTCAAGTTTAGATGTAGAAAGACTACTGCCGTTGCCAGTGCCAGGTTAG
- a CDS encoding serine/threonine-protein kinase, whose translation MQPPISAGTVLQNRYRLLSILGQGGFGRTYLAEDLGRFQEKCALKEFIPTQIGAYALEKSKELFQREAAILYQIQHPQIPQFRATFEENQRLFLVQDYVDGKTYRTLLNERKPQGLAFSEAEVLLLVRQLLPVLAHIHSKGIIHRDIAPDNIILRQQDQLPVLIDFGVVKEIVTRVQATQTMTQATTVGKLGYAPSEQMQTGRAYPNSDLYSLAVTAIVLLTGREPQELYDDVNLTWHWQRLVNVSPGFAQILNRMLSYRPGDRYQSVSEVAQALQAMLNPAAMPPSMPVATAGAPVGTAPQPNVSQMQTLAVGRRPDPAPVGRNPRNPDPMVPVATEQSVWDNPWAVIGIGMGLAVVTGIGAWAVVSAILNTQPTPVASPTPSVTVSVTPTPTPTQSSQPVQFSQRLNLAPGAATTAEGSLRANETITYIISAEQGEILSADLEGEGVLMTVLAPNRELVDDRSNRVQSWQGTLNFNGDYYLQLSPVQGVDRTNYRLNLNLEAPEPSPTPTPTPTPPPEPEVNTQRLNFPDGETQTEVSDRASDLLIQRYLVNARAGQILNVELIEGAGSLNIYYPNGQLVEDASGVVFWQAQLPESGDYAIDVLGNQEVDFTLRVSVTDSQ comes from the coding sequence ATGCAACCACCTATTTCTGCTGGAACTGTTTTACAAAATCGCTACCGTCTGCTCAGCATTCTGGGTCAGGGAGGCTTTGGGCGTACCTACTTGGCAGAGGATTTAGGACGCTTCCAGGAAAAGTGCGCTCTTAAAGAGTTTATTCCGACTCAGATCGGAGCGTATGCCCTGGAGAAGTCGAAAGAGCTATTTCAACGCGAAGCGGCAATTCTCTATCAGATTCAACATCCTCAAATTCCTCAATTTCGCGCCACATTTGAGGAAAACCAGCGGCTCTTTCTCGTGCAAGATTACGTCGATGGCAAGACTTACCGCACCCTGTTAAATGAGCGCAAACCGCAAGGACTGGCGTTTTCTGAAGCCGAAGTTCTTCTATTGGTGCGACAACTGCTCCCAGTCCTGGCTCACATTCACAGTAAGGGTATTATTCATCGCGACATCGCCCCCGACAACATTATCCTGCGGCAACAAGACCAGCTTCCGGTGTTGATTGATTTTGGTGTGGTCAAAGAGATTGTTACCCGCGTGCAGGCGACCCAAACCATGACGCAGGCGACCACGGTTGGCAAGTTGGGCTATGCCCCCAGTGAGCAGATGCAGACTGGGCGAGCGTATCCCAACAGTGACCTTTATTCTCTGGCGGTGACTGCGATCGTGCTGCTGACCGGGCGAGAACCCCAGGAACTCTACGATGATGTCAATCTGACCTGGCACTGGCAGCGATTGGTGAATGTCAGTCCGGGGTTTGCTCAGATTTTGAACCGGATGTTGAGCTATCGACCGGGCGATCGCTATCAGTCGGTGAGTGAAGTTGCTCAAGCCTTGCAGGCAATGCTCAACCCAGCAGCGATGCCCCCATCTATGCCTGTGGCAACTGCTGGCGCACCCGTCGGTACAGCCCCCCAACCCAATGTCTCGCAGATGCAAACGTTAGCGGTAGGTCGTCGCCCTGATCCGGCTCCCGTAGGACGCAATCCCCGCAACCCTGACCCCATGGTTCCCGTAGCCACGGAGCAGTCGGTGTGGGATAACCCCTGGGCAGTCATTGGCATTGGCATGGGACTGGCAGTGGTCACTGGAATTGGAGCCTGGGCAGTGGTGAGTGCGATTCTGAATACTCAACCGACTCCCGTTGCATCTCCGACACCAAGCGTCACGGTTTCAGTAACCCCGACTCCCACTCCAACCCAATCCAGCCAACCCGTTCAATTTAGCCAACGGTTAAATCTCGCACCGGGGGCAGCTACGACCGCAGAGGGTAGTCTCAGAGCCAATGAGACAATTACCTATATCATCTCAGCGGAACAGGGCGAAATTTTATCTGCCGACCTGGAAGGGGAAGGGGTGCTAATGACGGTATTAGCCCCCAATCGAGAGTTAGTAGACGATCGCTCCAACCGAGTCCAATCGTGGCAAGGAACCCTCAACTTTAACGGCGACTACTACTTGCAATTAAGCCCAGTGCAAGGGGTCGATCGCACGAACTACCGACTTAACCTTAACTTGGAGGCTCCGGAACCCTCTCCCACCCCGACTCCCACCCCAACGCCACCCCCTGAACCGGAAGTCAACACCCAACGGCTCAACTTCCCGGATGGGGAAACTCAAACCGAAGTGTCTGACCGGGCGAGTGACCTCTTGATTCAGCGATATCTGGTGAATGCTCGTGCAGGTCAAATCCTCAATGTTGAACTGATTGAGGGTGCAGGATCACTCAATATCTATTACCCCAATGGACAATTGGTAGAAGATGCATCGGGTGTAGTCTTCTGGCAGGCGCAATTACCCGAAAGTGGAGACTATGCCATTGATGTGCTGGGTAATCAGGAGGTAGACTTTACCTTAAGAGTCAGCGTTACCGATAGTCAGTAG